A genome region from Piliocolobus tephrosceles isolate RC106 chromosome 8, ASM277652v3, whole genome shotgun sequence includes the following:
- the ZNF786 gene encoding zinc finger protein 786 isoform X1, which translates to MHCARPALRLAATRVRPGSRVGAERRGVRARQGRLPRSRRRRSALSGRGGTAAAMAEPPRLPLTFEDVAIYFSEQEWQDLEAWQKELYKHVMRSNYETLVSLDDGLPKPELISWIEHGGEPFRNWRESQKSGNIICSSGDLHFDPGFQEQLFWGSQQAVNSRKTKSHFQLDPLESQCSFGSFVSLRSDQGITLRSPQRHNARTPPPLARGPSESTLKELPSPRNLDLPGLQDVPAWESTQHSCPVSGESCWENNHLGMHQRGQSKDRPHKAWEKLNKRAETQMPRSSPRVQRHFRCGVCAKSFRRKLCLLSHLAAHAARFPCQIADGEMCFRHEQAHPSYRLLHQGEKPAQCTPCGMRSLPVDSTQARRCQHSREGPASWRESRGASSSVHSGEKIGSRLAQEESSHQQGETEALQHFAPAPCSCSECGERSPTSALACHCRAHTGERPFQCPHCNKRFCLRRLLQVHQHAHCGERPFSCGKCGKGFAKQCKLTEHIRVHSGEKPFWCAKCGRNFRQRGQLLRHQRLHTDEKPFQCPECGLSFRLESMLRAHRLRHGGERPFSCSECGRGFTHRCKLREHLRVHSGERPFQCLECDKRFRLKGILKAHQHTHSKERPFSCRECGKGFTRQSKLTEHLRVHSGERPFQCPECSRSFRLKGQLLSHQRLHTGERPFQCPECDKRYRVKADMKAHQLLHSGEMPFSCECGKGFVKHSKLIEHIRTHTGEKPFRCPKCDKSFRLKAQLLSHQGLHTGERPFHCPDCDKNFRERGHMLRHQRIHRPERPFACGDCGKGFIYKSKLAEHIRVHTKSCPAPNELDIKKRLSQLFAMIEADWS; encoded by the exons CTACCTCTGACTTTTGAGGATGTTGCCATTTATTTCTCGGAGCAAGAATGGCAGGATCTAGAGGCATGGCAGAAGGAGCTTTACAAGCATGTGATGAGAAGCAATTATGAGACTCTCGTCTCTCTAG ATGATGGACTTCCAAAACCAGAACTGATATCCTGGATTGAACACGGAGGAGAGCCCTTCAGGAACTGGAGAGAATCACAGAAATCAGGAAACATAATTTGCTCCTCTGGTGATTTGCATTTTGATCCAGGGTTTCAGGAACAGCTGTTTTGGG GAAGCCAGCAGGCTGTGAATtcaagaaaaactaaaagccaTTTCCAATTAGATCCTCTTGAGAGCCAGTGTTCCTTTGGATCCTTTGTTTCCTTGAGGTCTGACCAAGGCATCACCCTCAGGAGCCCACAGAGGCACAACGCCAGGACTCCTCCGCCACTAGCCCGCGGCCCCAGTGAATCTACCCTAAAAGAACTCCCAAGTCCCAGAAATCTGGATCTTCCTGGTTTGCAGGACGTCCCTGCCTGGGAGAGCACCCAGCACTCTTGTCCTGTCTCCGGGGAAAGCTGTTGGGAGAACAACCATTTAGGAATGCACCAGAGGGGCCAGTCAAAGGACCGACCACATAAGGCCTGGGAGAAATTAAACAAGAGGGCGGAGACACAGATGCCGCGGAGCAGCCCTCGGGTACAGAGGCACTTCCGGTGTGGTGTGTGCGCCAAGAGCTTCCGCAGGAAGCTGTGTCTGCTAAGCCATCTGGCGGCCCACGCGGCGAGGTTTCCCTGCCAGATCGCTGACGGTGAAATGTGCTTCCGACATGAGCAGGCCCATCCCAGCTACCGCCTCCTGCACCAGGGGGAGAAGCCTGCCCAGTGCACCCCGTGCGGCATGCGCTCCCTCCCGGTGGACAGCACGCAGGCTCGCCGGTGCCAGCACAGCCGGGAGGGGCCGGCCTCTTGGAGAGAAAGCCGCGGGGCCTCCAGCAGTGTCCACTCGGGAGAGAAGATAGGCTCGCGCCTGGCCCAAGAGGAGAGCAGCCACCAGCAGGGGGAGACGGAGGCTCTGCAGCACTTCGCACCGGCGCCCTGCTCTTGCTCGGAGTGTGGGGAGCGCTCCCCTACGAGCGCCCTCGCCTGCCACTGCAGGGCGCATACTGGAGAAAGGCCCTTCCAGTGTCCCCATTGCAACAAGCGTTTCTGCCTGCGCCGCCTGCTGCAGGTCCATCAGCACGCGCACTGTGGGGAGAGACCGTTCTCCTGCGGGAAGTGTGGCAAGGGCTTCGCCAAGCAGTGTAAACTCACGGAGCACATTCGAGTCCACAGCGGAGAGAAGCCTTTCTGGTGTGCCAAGTGTGGCAGGAACTTCCGTCAGAGGGGACAGCTGCTGCGGCACCAGCGGCTGCACACGGACGAGAAGCCCTTTCAGTGCCCAGAGTGTGGGCTGAGCTTCCGCCTGGAGAGCATGCTGAGAGCCCACCGGCTCCGGCATGGCGGGGAGAGGCCGTTCTCCTGTAGCGAGTGTGGCAGAGGCTTCACCCACCGGTGCAAGCTCCGTGAGCACCTGAGGGTGCACAGCGGGGAGAGGCCTTTCCAATGCCTGGAGTGCGACAAGCGCTTCCGCCTGAAGGGCATCCTGAAGGCCCACCAGCACACGCACAGCAAGGAGAGGCCGTTCTCGTGTAGGGAGTGTGGCAAGGGCTTCACCAGACAGTCCAAGCTCACGGAGCACTTGCGCGTGCACAGCGGGGAGAGACCCTTCCAGTGCCCAGAGTGCAGCAGGAGCTTCCGCCTGAAGGGGCAGCTGCTCAGCCACCAGCGCCTGCACACCGGAGAGAGGCCCTTCCAGTGTCCGGAGTGTGACAAGCGCTATCGCGTGAAGGCCGACATGAAGGCCCACCAGCTGCTGCACAGCGGGGAGATGCCTTTCTCCTGTGAGTGCGGCAAGGGCTTTGTGAAACACTCGAAGCTCATCGAGCACATCAGGACGCACACGGGAGAGAAGCCTTTTCGGTGTCCCAAGTGTGACAAGAGTTTCCGCCTGAAGGCACAGTTGCTCAGCCATCAGGGCCTGCACACAGGGGAGAGGCCTTTCCACTGTCCTGACTGTGACAAGAACTTCCGGGAAAGGGGACACATGCTGAGGCACCAGCGCATCCACAGGCCCGAGAGGCCCTTTGCCTGTGGCGACTGTGGGAAGGGCTTCATTTACAAGTCTAAGCTCGCAGAGCACATCAGAGTACACACAAAATCCTGTCCTGCTCCAAATGAACTGGATATTAAGAAAAGGCTCAGCCAACTGTTTGCAATGATAGAGGCCGATTGGAGTTGA
- the ZNF786 gene encoding zinc finger protein 786 isoform X3: MKTVLWNKMEDDGLPKPELISWIEHGGEPFRNWRESQKSGNIICSSGDLHFDPGFQEQLFWGSQQAVNSRKTKSHFQLDPLESQCSFGSFVSLRSDQGITLRSPQRHNARTPPPLARGPSESTLKELPSPRNLDLPGLQDVPAWESTQHSCPVSGESCWENNHLGMHQRGQSKDRPHKAWEKLNKRAETQMPRSSPRVQRHFRCGVCAKSFRRKLCLLSHLAAHAARFPCQIADGEMCFRHEQAHPSYRLLHQGEKPAQCTPCGMRSLPVDSTQARRCQHSREGPASWRESRGASSSVHSGEKIGSRLAQEESSHQQGETEALQHFAPAPCSCSECGERSPTSALACHCRAHTGERPFQCPHCNKRFCLRRLLQVHQHAHCGERPFSCGKCGKGFAKQCKLTEHIRVHSGEKPFWCAKCGRNFRQRGQLLRHQRLHTDEKPFQCPECGLSFRLESMLRAHRLRHGGERPFSCSECGRGFTHRCKLREHLRVHSGERPFQCLECDKRFRLKGILKAHQHTHSKERPFSCRECGKGFTRQSKLTEHLRVHSGERPFQCPECSRSFRLKGQLLSHQRLHTGERPFQCPECDKRYRVKADMKAHQLLHSGEMPFSCECGKGFVKHSKLIEHIRTHTGEKPFRCPKCDKSFRLKAQLLSHQGLHTGERPFHCPDCDKNFRERGHMLRHQRIHRPERPFACGDCGKGFIYKSKLAEHIRVHTKSCPAPNELDIKKRLSQLFAMIEADWS, encoded by the exons ATGAAGACAGTCTTATGGAACAAGATGGAAG ATGATGGACTTCCAAAACCAGAACTGATATCCTGGATTGAACACGGAGGAGAGCCCTTCAGGAACTGGAGAGAATCACAGAAATCAGGAAACATAATTTGCTCCTCTGGTGATTTGCATTTTGATCCAGGGTTTCAGGAACAGCTGTTTTGGG GAAGCCAGCAGGCTGTGAATtcaagaaaaactaaaagccaTTTCCAATTAGATCCTCTTGAGAGCCAGTGTTCCTTTGGATCCTTTGTTTCCTTGAGGTCTGACCAAGGCATCACCCTCAGGAGCCCACAGAGGCACAACGCCAGGACTCCTCCGCCACTAGCCCGCGGCCCCAGTGAATCTACCCTAAAAGAACTCCCAAGTCCCAGAAATCTGGATCTTCCTGGTTTGCAGGACGTCCCTGCCTGGGAGAGCACCCAGCACTCTTGTCCTGTCTCCGGGGAAAGCTGTTGGGAGAACAACCATTTAGGAATGCACCAGAGGGGCCAGTCAAAGGACCGACCACATAAGGCCTGGGAGAAATTAAACAAGAGGGCGGAGACACAGATGCCGCGGAGCAGCCCTCGGGTACAGAGGCACTTCCGGTGTGGTGTGTGCGCCAAGAGCTTCCGCAGGAAGCTGTGTCTGCTAAGCCATCTGGCGGCCCACGCGGCGAGGTTTCCCTGCCAGATCGCTGACGGTGAAATGTGCTTCCGACATGAGCAGGCCCATCCCAGCTACCGCCTCCTGCACCAGGGGGAGAAGCCTGCCCAGTGCACCCCGTGCGGCATGCGCTCCCTCCCGGTGGACAGCACGCAGGCTCGCCGGTGCCAGCACAGCCGGGAGGGGCCGGCCTCTTGGAGAGAAAGCCGCGGGGCCTCCAGCAGTGTCCACTCGGGAGAGAAGATAGGCTCGCGCCTGGCCCAAGAGGAGAGCAGCCACCAGCAGGGGGAGACGGAGGCTCTGCAGCACTTCGCACCGGCGCCCTGCTCTTGCTCGGAGTGTGGGGAGCGCTCCCCTACGAGCGCCCTCGCCTGCCACTGCAGGGCGCATACTGGAGAAAGGCCCTTCCAGTGTCCCCATTGCAACAAGCGTTTCTGCCTGCGCCGCCTGCTGCAGGTCCATCAGCACGCGCACTGTGGGGAGAGACCGTTCTCCTGCGGGAAGTGTGGCAAGGGCTTCGCCAAGCAGTGTAAACTCACGGAGCACATTCGAGTCCACAGCGGAGAGAAGCCTTTCTGGTGTGCCAAGTGTGGCAGGAACTTCCGTCAGAGGGGACAGCTGCTGCGGCACCAGCGGCTGCACACGGACGAGAAGCCCTTTCAGTGCCCAGAGTGTGGGCTGAGCTTCCGCCTGGAGAGCATGCTGAGAGCCCACCGGCTCCGGCATGGCGGGGAGAGGCCGTTCTCCTGTAGCGAGTGTGGCAGAGGCTTCACCCACCGGTGCAAGCTCCGTGAGCACCTGAGGGTGCACAGCGGGGAGAGGCCTTTCCAATGCCTGGAGTGCGACAAGCGCTTCCGCCTGAAGGGCATCCTGAAGGCCCACCAGCACACGCACAGCAAGGAGAGGCCGTTCTCGTGTAGGGAGTGTGGCAAGGGCTTCACCAGACAGTCCAAGCTCACGGAGCACTTGCGCGTGCACAGCGGGGAGAGACCCTTCCAGTGCCCAGAGTGCAGCAGGAGCTTCCGCCTGAAGGGGCAGCTGCTCAGCCACCAGCGCCTGCACACCGGAGAGAGGCCCTTCCAGTGTCCGGAGTGTGACAAGCGCTATCGCGTGAAGGCCGACATGAAGGCCCACCAGCTGCTGCACAGCGGGGAGATGCCTTTCTCCTGTGAGTGCGGCAAGGGCTTTGTGAAACACTCGAAGCTCATCGAGCACATCAGGACGCACACGGGAGAGAAGCCTTTTCGGTGTCCCAAGTGTGACAAGAGTTTCCGCCTGAAGGCACAGTTGCTCAGCCATCAGGGCCTGCACACAGGGGAGAGGCCTTTCCACTGTCCTGACTGTGACAAGAACTTCCGGGAAAGGGGACACATGCTGAGGCACCAGCGCATCCACAGGCCCGAGAGGCCCTTTGCCTGTGGCGACTGTGGGAAGGGCTTCATTTACAAGTCTAAGCTCGCAGAGCACATCAGAGTACACACAAAATCCTGTCCTGCTCCAAATGAACTGGATATTAAGAAAAGGCTCAGCCAACTGTTTGCAATGATAGAGGCCGATTGGAGTTGA
- the ZNF786 gene encoding zinc finger protein 786 isoform X2, whose protein sequence is MRSNYETLVSLDDGLPKPELISWIEHGGEPFRNWRESQKSGNIICSSGDLHFDPGFQEQLFWGSQQAVNSRKTKSHFQLDPLESQCSFGSFVSLRSDQGITLRSPQRHNARTPPPLARGPSESTLKELPSPRNLDLPGLQDVPAWESTQHSCPVSGESCWENNHLGMHQRGQSKDRPHKAWEKLNKRAETQMPRSSPRVQRHFRCGVCAKSFRRKLCLLSHLAAHAARFPCQIADGEMCFRHEQAHPSYRLLHQGEKPAQCTPCGMRSLPVDSTQARRCQHSREGPASWRESRGASSSVHSGEKIGSRLAQEESSHQQGETEALQHFAPAPCSCSECGERSPTSALACHCRAHTGERPFQCPHCNKRFCLRRLLQVHQHAHCGERPFSCGKCGKGFAKQCKLTEHIRVHSGEKPFWCAKCGRNFRQRGQLLRHQRLHTDEKPFQCPECGLSFRLESMLRAHRLRHGGERPFSCSECGRGFTHRCKLREHLRVHSGERPFQCLECDKRFRLKGILKAHQHTHSKERPFSCRECGKGFTRQSKLTEHLRVHSGERPFQCPECSRSFRLKGQLLSHQRLHTGERPFQCPECDKRYRVKADMKAHQLLHSGEMPFSCECGKGFVKHSKLIEHIRTHTGEKPFRCPKCDKSFRLKAQLLSHQGLHTGERPFHCPDCDKNFRERGHMLRHQRIHRPERPFACGDCGKGFIYKSKLAEHIRVHTKSCPAPNELDIKKRLSQLFAMIEADWS, encoded by the exons ATGAGAAGCAATTATGAGACTCTCGTCTCTCTAG ATGATGGACTTCCAAAACCAGAACTGATATCCTGGATTGAACACGGAGGAGAGCCCTTCAGGAACTGGAGAGAATCACAGAAATCAGGAAACATAATTTGCTCCTCTGGTGATTTGCATTTTGATCCAGGGTTTCAGGAACAGCTGTTTTGGG GAAGCCAGCAGGCTGTGAATtcaagaaaaactaaaagccaTTTCCAATTAGATCCTCTTGAGAGCCAGTGTTCCTTTGGATCCTTTGTTTCCTTGAGGTCTGACCAAGGCATCACCCTCAGGAGCCCACAGAGGCACAACGCCAGGACTCCTCCGCCACTAGCCCGCGGCCCCAGTGAATCTACCCTAAAAGAACTCCCAAGTCCCAGAAATCTGGATCTTCCTGGTTTGCAGGACGTCCCTGCCTGGGAGAGCACCCAGCACTCTTGTCCTGTCTCCGGGGAAAGCTGTTGGGAGAACAACCATTTAGGAATGCACCAGAGGGGCCAGTCAAAGGACCGACCACATAAGGCCTGGGAGAAATTAAACAAGAGGGCGGAGACACAGATGCCGCGGAGCAGCCCTCGGGTACAGAGGCACTTCCGGTGTGGTGTGTGCGCCAAGAGCTTCCGCAGGAAGCTGTGTCTGCTAAGCCATCTGGCGGCCCACGCGGCGAGGTTTCCCTGCCAGATCGCTGACGGTGAAATGTGCTTCCGACATGAGCAGGCCCATCCCAGCTACCGCCTCCTGCACCAGGGGGAGAAGCCTGCCCAGTGCACCCCGTGCGGCATGCGCTCCCTCCCGGTGGACAGCACGCAGGCTCGCCGGTGCCAGCACAGCCGGGAGGGGCCGGCCTCTTGGAGAGAAAGCCGCGGGGCCTCCAGCAGTGTCCACTCGGGAGAGAAGATAGGCTCGCGCCTGGCCCAAGAGGAGAGCAGCCACCAGCAGGGGGAGACGGAGGCTCTGCAGCACTTCGCACCGGCGCCCTGCTCTTGCTCGGAGTGTGGGGAGCGCTCCCCTACGAGCGCCCTCGCCTGCCACTGCAGGGCGCATACTGGAGAAAGGCCCTTCCAGTGTCCCCATTGCAACAAGCGTTTCTGCCTGCGCCGCCTGCTGCAGGTCCATCAGCACGCGCACTGTGGGGAGAGACCGTTCTCCTGCGGGAAGTGTGGCAAGGGCTTCGCCAAGCAGTGTAAACTCACGGAGCACATTCGAGTCCACAGCGGAGAGAAGCCTTTCTGGTGTGCCAAGTGTGGCAGGAACTTCCGTCAGAGGGGACAGCTGCTGCGGCACCAGCGGCTGCACACGGACGAGAAGCCCTTTCAGTGCCCAGAGTGTGGGCTGAGCTTCCGCCTGGAGAGCATGCTGAGAGCCCACCGGCTCCGGCATGGCGGGGAGAGGCCGTTCTCCTGTAGCGAGTGTGGCAGAGGCTTCACCCACCGGTGCAAGCTCCGTGAGCACCTGAGGGTGCACAGCGGGGAGAGGCCTTTCCAATGCCTGGAGTGCGACAAGCGCTTCCGCCTGAAGGGCATCCTGAAGGCCCACCAGCACACGCACAGCAAGGAGAGGCCGTTCTCGTGTAGGGAGTGTGGCAAGGGCTTCACCAGACAGTCCAAGCTCACGGAGCACTTGCGCGTGCACAGCGGGGAGAGACCCTTCCAGTGCCCAGAGTGCAGCAGGAGCTTCCGCCTGAAGGGGCAGCTGCTCAGCCACCAGCGCCTGCACACCGGAGAGAGGCCCTTCCAGTGTCCGGAGTGTGACAAGCGCTATCGCGTGAAGGCCGACATGAAGGCCCACCAGCTGCTGCACAGCGGGGAGATGCCTTTCTCCTGTGAGTGCGGCAAGGGCTTTGTGAAACACTCGAAGCTCATCGAGCACATCAGGACGCACACGGGAGAGAAGCCTTTTCGGTGTCCCAAGTGTGACAAGAGTTTCCGCCTGAAGGCACAGTTGCTCAGCCATCAGGGCCTGCACACAGGGGAGAGGCCTTTCCACTGTCCTGACTGTGACAAGAACTTCCGGGAAAGGGGACACATGCTGAGGCACCAGCGCATCCACAGGCCCGAGAGGCCCTTTGCCTGTGGCGACTGTGGGAAGGGCTTCATTTACAAGTCTAAGCTCGCAGAGCACATCAGAGTACACACAAAATCCTGTCCTGCTCCAAATGAACTGGATATTAAGAAAAGGCTCAGCCAACTGTTTGCAATGATAGAGGCCGATTGGAGTTGA